In Onthophagus taurus isolate NC chromosome 6, IU_Otau_3.0, whole genome shotgun sequence, a genomic segment contains:
- the LOC139429919 gene encoding uncharacterized protein, with protein MDSQLMILIILVVGLSQQETYSYKLPSNSKLENGENLLGAISNRIELKTKCTSCKIQNKCKAQDNCLPCEEICDKYQQSSFKKPVESVGMAQRSSENASTNENEDRYYTVGAFKEGPIQRLLQKLLNLSNKSQTDHMIIMVKPKSKNPRPASHPVVIDTAHVFTTNDGNDKRLELELHKVKNVNKPTEELVEKLDEKFENIVEDKKKANMDPHLMPEEIDEIIEEALGEENKPQMASRLKETNSTERSSKTEDELIQSVSTPISEPSTIFDKNVNELVTETILSATTLSQQANQKLQDVNHETNSNKTRMVSGDNLSRQSEVDSSPSQREFLKQEEMIENEKLEDSPITKTDDKVMMAEKKFDENTNLQENNQLGVKMTEEEVPNNEEMISKKITTSSKRVLDDDENEENQSLLPKNIDGPVKLVPSLNREAEGEAIESAANKAINDATLSVQENNEKIKDLVQQIFPESLTDLPKENVDETSSPVDEIKLTNNQKFRTSLTPEEQMKLNQEKNEPTVAMSPQPKDIYSKHPRIDTIHKNGRYQTIKRLPENAPFESKHRDAESVENQPSFIETTKDDGKVPFVDKNLLNMDSLAKNIKKSSQPDLIQEEDDEHVACSKESEENYKYLNVEPPYSNKYDDDLYRAAGLNPPKLPEFLTHHKKLPLHLPNFPLKNHDKLPRIHHSDLPVYRSNDDDNSSEENNDSKEIVEAKRHQGRNSFHQFRNLGKLIPRDHVINRRDIPQQVKHKNMFFVGDGIKLPLTLKEFHDGSLHLSIDVKALCNCKHCNGRKHHNITDIVGDELKGVEEEEIADIPIKVYEENKLPANAIPVDLDVTTSIPSGFGEEMNVEGNGNNRLRRSPWDNRIEKIDEAQITPEKYHFLKDIFSFMKNLVSDDIHME; from the exons ATGGACTCTCAACTCATGATATTGATCATCTTGGTCGTGGGCCTTAGCCAACAAGAAACCTACTCATATAAACTTCCGTCCAATAGTAAATTAGAAAATGG agaaaatttACTTGGAGCCATTTCAAATAGAAtcgaattaaaaacaaaatgtacaagttgtaaaatacaaaataaatgcAAAGCTCAAGATAATTGCCTACCATGCGAAGAAATTTGCGATAAATATCAACAAAGCTCTTTCAAAAAACCTGTAGAATCGGTTGGAATGGCACAAAGATCTTCGGAGAATGCTTCAACAAACGAAAATGAAGACAGATATTATACAGTTGGGGCGTTTAAGGAAGGCCCGATTCAACGTTTGCTTCAAAAACTTCTTAATTTAAGCAATAAAAGTCAAACTGATCATATGATAATAATGGTTAAGCCGAAATCGAAGAATCCTCGTCCAGCTAGTCATCCGGTTGTTATTGATACAGCCCATGTTTTCACTACAAATGATGGAAATGATAAACGTCTCGAATTGGAACTTCATAAAGTTAAGAATGTGAATAAACCCACTGAAGAATTGGTTGAGAAATTAGAtgaaaagtttgaaaatattgttgaagataaaaaaaaagctaATATGGATCCGCATTTAATGCCAgaagaaattgatgaaattattgaagaagcACTTGGAGag gaaaACAAACCTCAAATGGCTTCTAGACTCAAAGAAACTAATTCAACAGAACGTTCAAGTAAAACCGAAGATGAGTTAATTCAATCTGTATCAACTCCAATTTCCGAACCTTCAACAATCTTCGATAAAAACGTCAATGAATTAGTTACAGAAACCATCTTATCAGCAACAACACTTTCACAACAAGCAAATCAGAAATTACAAGACGTTAATCATgaaacaaattcaaataaaactcgCATGGTCTCTGGAGATAATCTTTCAAGGCAATCCGAAGTTGATTCATCTCCTTCACAAAGGGAGTTCTTGAAGCAAGaagaaatgattgaaaatgaaaaacttGAAGATTCTCCaataactaaaactgatgATAAAGTAATGATGGctgaaaaaaaattcgatGAAAACACAAATCTAcaagaaaataatcaattagGAGTTAAAATGACCGAAGAAGAAGTTCCaaataatgaagaaatgatttccAAGAAAATAACGACATCATCCAAACGAGTActtgatgatgatgaaaacGAAGAAAATCAATCGCTGTTaccaaaaaatattgatggtCCAGTTAAATTAGTTCCTTCTTTGAATCGCGAAGCAGAAGGAGAAGCCATAGAAAGTGCTGCTAATAAAGCTATAAACGACGCAACTCTTTCCGTCcaagaaaataatgaaaaaattaaagatttagtTCAACAAATCTTCCCAGAATCTTTAACAGATTTACCCAAAGAAAATGTAGATGAAACTTCATCGCCGgttgatgaaataaaattaacaaataaccaaaaatttcGTACATCTTTAACACCTGAAGaacaaatgaaattaaatcaagaaaaaaatgaaccGACTGTTGCAATGTCTCCACAACCCAAAGATATTTATAGTAAACATCCAAGAATTGATACGATTCATAAAAACGGAAGATATCAAACGATAAAAAGATTACCTGAAAATGCCCCGTTTGAGTCGAAACATCGTGATGCTGAATCTGTTGAAAATCAACCGTCTTTCATAGAAACCACAAAAGATGATGGGAAAGTACCGTTTGttgataaaaatcttttaaatatgGATTCTTTagcgaaaaatataaaaaaatcctcTCAACCCGACCTAATTcaagaagaagatgatgaaCATGTTGCTTGTAGTAAAGAATCagaagaaaattataaataccTCAATGTAGAACCACcttattcaaataaatatgATGATGATCTTTACAGAGCAGCCGGATTAAATCCTCCAAAATTACCAGAGTTTTTAACTCATCATAAGAAATTACCGTTACATTTACcaaattttccattaaaaaatcacGATAAATTACCAAGAATCCATCATTCTGATTTACCAGTTTATAGATCGAACGACGATGATAACTCTTCAGAAGAAAACAATGATTCAAAAGAAATCGTCGAAGCCAAACGGCATCAAGGTAGAAATTCCTTCCACCAATTTCGCAATTTAGGAAAATTAATACCAAGAGATCACGTTATAAACCGAAGAGATATCCCTCAACAAgtcaaacataaaaatatgttcTTCGTCGGTGATGGAATTAAATTACCCTTAACTTTAAAAGAATTCCACGACGGCTCGCTTCATTTAAGTATCGACGTGAAAGCACTCTGTAATTGTAAACATTGCAACGGAAGGAAACACCATAACATAACTGATATAGTTGGTGATGAATTAAAAGGTGTTGAGGAAGAAGAAATCGCTGATATCCCGATTAAAGtttatgaagaaaataaacttcCCGCAAATGCAATTCCCGTAGATTTAGATGTGACGACTTCAATCCCGAGTGGTTTCGGAGAAGAAATGAACGTGGAGGGTAACGGAAACAATCGTTTGAGACGTTCCCCATGGGATAATAGAATTGAGAAAATTGATGAAGCTCAGATTACGCCCGAAAAGTATCATttcttaaaagatatttttagttttatgaaaaatttagtTTCTGATGATATTCATATGgaatag